One part of the Phoenix dactylifera cultivar Barhee BC4 chromosome 4, palm_55x_up_171113_PBpolish2nd_filt_p, whole genome shotgun sequence genome encodes these proteins:
- the LOC103712862 gene encoding putative transcription factor bHLH041 isoform X3, with protein sequence MNSAAAQVQQPFYQDSTWMDYSTMYQAAALMGWKNGEIELGLSTLSNQPQLEEFFPCERSWPSSSSSLPSFSGGSPEYSSLLNNMVYGSFIPDPSKELIAKVAAQPSPAVFPPPQAAMQACSQRRSARFPILGDDDEAAITRAMMAVISSSSSSSYSSSPPLISRTPQEAQNHQLGAFKPYNLALAPKLEPKNGSCGQKMIKKSISISKRINWSSAEARSKEPRAASSNQLHHVISERRRREKLNGSFQELRILLPPGSKKDKASVLTSTRNYLSTLKGQIYELEEKNRKLEMRLPSTDETQETTGSSGGVEVEIIKASDLTTTTELQHINFGLTVKAECDIISLVLHVLQCLKAMRLTSLLSVDAYAFSSQMNLFARVNIELQIKARDWNEELFKQAMIMAVDGMTTTSP encoded by the exons ATGAACTCGGCTGCAGCACAAGTACAACAACCTTTCTATCAG GATAGCACTTGGATGGACTATTCTACCATGTACCAGGCAGCTGCGCTTATGGGATGGAAAAATGGAGAGATTGAGCTTGGATTATCGACCTTGAGTAAT CAGCCGCAGTTGGAAGAGTTCTTCCCTTGCGAGCGGAGTTGGCCCTCATCGTCGTCATCACTGCCTTCTTTCTCAGGAGGAAGTCCCGAGTATTCATCTCTTCTTAATAACATGGTTTACGGTTCCTTCATCCCCGACCCTTCAAAGGAGCTCATCGCCAAGGTAGCAGCCCAACCATCTCCAGCTGTTTTTCCGCCACCTCAAGCGGCTATGCAAGCCTGTAGCCAGCGTCGTAGTGCTCGATTTCCAATCCTTGGAGATGATGACGAGGCTGCGATCACAAGAGCGATGATGGCTGTCATCTCCTCGTCGTCCTCTTCTTcatattcttcttctcctccgttaATATCCCGGACACCGCAAGAGGCTCAAAACCATCAATTAGGGGCGTTCAAGCCTTACAACTTGGCTCTTGCTCCAAAACTTGAACCTAAGAATGGTTCATGCGGCCAAAAGATgatcaagaagtccatctccatcTCTAAAAGAATCAATTGGTCAAGCGCCGAAGCCCGATCGAAAGAACCACGAGCAGCATCTAGCAATCAGTTGCATCATGTGATATCAGAGCGCAGACGCCGGGAGAAACTTAATGGGAGCTTTCAAGAGCTCAGGATCCTACTTCCCCCAGGGTCCAAG AAGGACAAGGCTTCAGTTCTCACCAGCACAAGGAACTATTTGAGTACTCTGAAAGGTCAAATCTatgagctcgaagagaagaaTCGAAAACTAGAGATGCGACTTCCTTCTACAGATGAAACACAAGAAACTACTGGCTCGAGTGGAGGAGTAGAAGTCGAAATTATCAAGGCTTCTGATCTGACGACAACAACAGAATTGCAGCACATCAACTTCGGATTAACAGTGAAGGCAGAATGCGATATCATTTCACTGGTTCTCCATGTTCTCCAATGCCTGAAAGCAATGAGACTTACCAGCCTGCTATCGGTGGATGCATACGCTTTCTCTTCGCAAATGAATCTATTTGCAAGAGTAAACATAGAACTACAAATCAAG GCACGCGATTGGAATGAGGAATTATTTAAGCAAGCCATGATCATGGCAGTTGACGGCATGACTACGACTTCTCCATAA
- the LOC103712862 gene encoding putative transcription factor bHLH041 isoform X1 → MNSAAAQVQQPFYQDSTWMDYSTMYQAAALMGWKNGEIELGLSTLSNQPQLEEFFPCERSWPSSSSSLPSFSGGSPEYSSLLNNMVYGSFIPDPSKELIAKVAAQPSPAVFPPPQAAMQACSQRRSARFPILGDDDEAAITRAMMAVISSSSSSSYSSSPPLISRTPQEAQNHQLGAFKPYNLALAPKLEPKNGSCGQKMIKKSISISKRINWSSAEARSKEPRAASSNQLHHVISERRRREKLNGSFQELRILLPPGSKQKDKASVLTSTRNYLSTLKGQIYELEEKNRKLEMRLPSTDETQETTGSSGGVEVEIIKASDLTTTTELQHINFGLTVKAECDIISLVLHVLQCLKAMRLTSLLSVDAYAFSSQMNLFARVNIELQIKARDWNEELFKQAMIMAVDGMTTTSP, encoded by the exons ATGAACTCGGCTGCAGCACAAGTACAACAACCTTTCTATCAG GATAGCACTTGGATGGACTATTCTACCATGTACCAGGCAGCTGCGCTTATGGGATGGAAAAATGGAGAGATTGAGCTTGGATTATCGACCTTGAGTAAT CAGCCGCAGTTGGAAGAGTTCTTCCCTTGCGAGCGGAGTTGGCCCTCATCGTCGTCATCACTGCCTTCTTTCTCAGGAGGAAGTCCCGAGTATTCATCTCTTCTTAATAACATGGTTTACGGTTCCTTCATCCCCGACCCTTCAAAGGAGCTCATCGCCAAGGTAGCAGCCCAACCATCTCCAGCTGTTTTTCCGCCACCTCAAGCGGCTATGCAAGCCTGTAGCCAGCGTCGTAGTGCTCGATTTCCAATCCTTGGAGATGATGACGAGGCTGCGATCACAAGAGCGATGATGGCTGTCATCTCCTCGTCGTCCTCTTCTTcatattcttcttctcctccgttaATATCCCGGACACCGCAAGAGGCTCAAAACCATCAATTAGGGGCGTTCAAGCCTTACAACTTGGCTCTTGCTCCAAAACTTGAACCTAAGAATGGTTCATGCGGCCAAAAGATgatcaagaagtccatctccatcTCTAAAAGAATCAATTGGTCAAGCGCCGAAGCCCGATCGAAAGAACCACGAGCAGCATCTAGCAATCAGTTGCATCATGTGATATCAGAGCGCAGACGCCGGGAGAAACTTAATGGGAGCTTTCAAGAGCTCAGGATCCTACTTCCCCCAGGGTCCAAG CAGAAGGACAAGGCTTCAGTTCTCACCAGCACAAGGAACTATTTGAGTACTCTGAAAGGTCAAATCTatgagctcgaagagaagaaTCGAAAACTAGAGATGCGACTTCCTTCTACAGATGAAACACAAGAAACTACTGGCTCGAGTGGAGGAGTAGAAGTCGAAATTATCAAGGCTTCTGATCTGACGACAACAACAGAATTGCAGCACATCAACTTCGGATTAACAGTGAAGGCAGAATGCGATATCATTTCACTGGTTCTCCATGTTCTCCAATGCCTGAAAGCAATGAGACTTACCAGCCTGCTATCGGTGGATGCATACGCTTTCTCTTCGCAAATGAATCTATTTGCAAGAGTAAACATAGAACTACAAATCAAG GCACGCGATTGGAATGAGGAATTATTTAAGCAAGCCATGATCATGGCAGTTGACGGCATGACTACGACTTCTCCATAA
- the LOC103712862 gene encoding putative transcription factor bHLH041 isoform X2 → MNSAAAQVQQPFYQDSTWMDYSTMYQAAALMGWKNGEIELGLSTLSNPQLEEFFPCERSWPSSSSSLPSFSGGSPEYSSLLNNMVYGSFIPDPSKELIAKVAAQPSPAVFPPPQAAMQACSQRRSARFPILGDDDEAAITRAMMAVISSSSSSSYSSSPPLISRTPQEAQNHQLGAFKPYNLALAPKLEPKNGSCGQKMIKKSISISKRINWSSAEARSKEPRAASSNQLHHVISERRRREKLNGSFQELRILLPPGSKQKDKASVLTSTRNYLSTLKGQIYELEEKNRKLEMRLPSTDETQETTGSSGGVEVEIIKASDLTTTTELQHINFGLTVKAECDIISLVLHVLQCLKAMRLTSLLSVDAYAFSSQMNLFARVNIELQIKARDWNEELFKQAMIMAVDGMTTTSP, encoded by the exons ATGAACTCGGCTGCAGCACAAGTACAACAACCTTTCTATCAG GATAGCACTTGGATGGACTATTCTACCATGTACCAGGCAGCTGCGCTTATGGGATGGAAAAATGGAGAGATTGAGCTTGGATTATCGACCTTGAGTAAT CCGCAGTTGGAAGAGTTCTTCCCTTGCGAGCGGAGTTGGCCCTCATCGTCGTCATCACTGCCTTCTTTCTCAGGAGGAAGTCCCGAGTATTCATCTCTTCTTAATAACATGGTTTACGGTTCCTTCATCCCCGACCCTTCAAAGGAGCTCATCGCCAAGGTAGCAGCCCAACCATCTCCAGCTGTTTTTCCGCCACCTCAAGCGGCTATGCAAGCCTGTAGCCAGCGTCGTAGTGCTCGATTTCCAATCCTTGGAGATGATGACGAGGCTGCGATCACAAGAGCGATGATGGCTGTCATCTCCTCGTCGTCCTCTTCTTcatattcttcttctcctccgttaATATCCCGGACACCGCAAGAGGCTCAAAACCATCAATTAGGGGCGTTCAAGCCTTACAACTTGGCTCTTGCTCCAAAACTTGAACCTAAGAATGGTTCATGCGGCCAAAAGATgatcaagaagtccatctccatcTCTAAAAGAATCAATTGGTCAAGCGCCGAAGCCCGATCGAAAGAACCACGAGCAGCATCTAGCAATCAGTTGCATCATGTGATATCAGAGCGCAGACGCCGGGAGAAACTTAATGGGAGCTTTCAAGAGCTCAGGATCCTACTTCCCCCAGGGTCCAAG CAGAAGGACAAGGCTTCAGTTCTCACCAGCACAAGGAACTATTTGAGTACTCTGAAAGGTCAAATCTatgagctcgaagagaagaaTCGAAAACTAGAGATGCGACTTCCTTCTACAGATGAAACACAAGAAACTACTGGCTCGAGTGGAGGAGTAGAAGTCGAAATTATCAAGGCTTCTGATCTGACGACAACAACAGAATTGCAGCACATCAACTTCGGATTAACAGTGAAGGCAGAATGCGATATCATTTCACTGGTTCTCCATGTTCTCCAATGCCTGAAAGCAATGAGACTTACCAGCCTGCTATCGGTGGATGCATACGCTTTCTCTTCGCAAATGAATCTATTTGCAAGAGTAAACATAGAACTACAAATCAAG GCACGCGATTGGAATGAGGAATTATTTAAGCAAGCCATGATCATGGCAGTTGACGGCATGACTACGACTTCTCCATAA